One segment of Asterias rubens chromosome 2, eAstRub1.3, whole genome shotgun sequence DNA contains the following:
- the LOC117305401 gene encoding uncharacterized protein K02A2.6-like, producing the protein MVTNCHACQKYQRSQQREPMISMEVPPRPWHTLGADLFHHDKVWYLIIADYYSKFPFIRKLDNLTASTITRVSRVLFAEQGIPEVIVCDNGTQFTSSQFRALAQQYGFRIQTSSPYYPRGHGFIERHIQTVKRILTKCRESGDDPNLALLTLRATPLKSNLASPAELLNRRKYKTTLPSVHHPPPDRDDVRDILQADQSSQTQYYNRRSTSTPIQELLNDQPIYIQNPSNKTWSQGRVMSKSTTPRSYNVETESGSQLRRNRVHLRPAPLSFTRPTPVRNAPSQPQSRPLSNRPSGTPTVTRSGRRVNKPNRLDL; encoded by the coding sequence aTGGTGACAAATTGCCATGCATGCCAGAAATACCAGCGTTCTCAACAGCGTGAACCAATGATCAGTATGGAAGTTCCACCACGTCCATGGCACACCCTTGGAGCTGACCTCTTCCACCACGACAAGGTCTGGTACCTGATCATCGCGGATTATTACTCCAAATTTCCGTTTATCCGCAAACTTGACAATCTCACTGCAAGCACGATCACAAGAGTTTCACGTGTGCTCTTTGCCGAACAAGGCATCCCAGAGGTTATCGTATGTGACAATGGCACGCAGTTCACCTCTTCCCAATTCCGAGCCCTAGCACAGCAGTACGGATTTCGGATCCAAACTTCTTCACCCTACTACCCCAGAGGTCATGGATTTATTGAAAGACATATCCAAACAGTGAAGAGAATCCTCACCAAATGCAGAGAGTCAGGGGACGATCCCAACTTAGCCCTCCTAACTCTCCGTGCAACTCcactcaagtcaaaccttgCATCCCCTGCTGAGCTACTGAACAGAAGAAAGTACAAGACGACACTACCTTCAGTACATCACCCCCCACCAGATCGTGACGATGTGCGAGATATACTGCAGGCAGACCAGTCTTCGCAAACGCAATACTACAACAGACGCTCTACCAGTACCCCTATCCAAGAACTCCTCAACGACCAACCCATCTACATCCAAAATCCGAGTAACAAAACCTGGAGCCAAGGTAGAGTTATGAGCAAATCAACTACTCCTCGATCCTACAATGTGGAAACGGAAAGTGGAAGTCAGCTCAGACGAAACAGGGTTCATCTGCGACCAGCTCCCCTGAGTTTTACCAGACCAACTCCTGTTCGCAATGCTCCTTCACAACCCCAGAGCAGACCGCTTTCTAACCGCCCCTCAGGAACACCGACAGTGACGCGATCAGGCAGGAGAGTGAACAAGCCAAACAGACTTGATTTGTAA